A window from Chelmon rostratus isolate fCheRos1 chromosome 13, fCheRos1.pri, whole genome shotgun sequence encodes these proteins:
- the LOC121616336 gene encoding ermin-like: protein METETSTIPPKPPRLTLEENSLASQVLEIIGGVTLEALQTLEEPEERDVWSMEEGDDSVFYSDEDQAHQDIKTNAQRLVHSECEHPVNSVAADDEPVLAEEDGPGKECTTGRENSEMEKEVTLQAILTEQGGEHQELQMAETEPVDQSDAADPGAQSNRTPETSVSTCGESLQLNCTDMQTQPEQNIAAEKVEEEDVMLDTPNLQPFDATNEESITRLNVEAEVPEQMSGAELQVSGNRQLQVDREPEQDHNIHSPVGFHQNPSPGYSTLPLPKKSGHQKPFNHLSSSKYGSVSYRKIRRGNTRQRIEEFEYMMMNL, encoded by the exons ATGGAGACGGAGACGAGCACAATACCGCCAAAGCCCCCAAGGCTCACACTAGAAGAAAATTCACTAGCTTCCCAGGTACTGGAGATCATTGGTGGGGTCACTCTTGAGGCCCTTCAGACTCTGGAGGAACCCGAAGAAAGAGATGTGTGGTCAATGGAGGAGGGGGACGACTCTGTGTTCTACAGTGATGAGGACCAAGCTCATcaggacataaaaacaaacGCACAGCGTTTAGTGCACAGCGAGTGTGAGCATCCTGTCAACAGTGTGGCAGCTGATGATGAACCTGTCCTGGCAGAGGAGGATGGTCCAGGCAAAGAATGCACGACTGGCAGAGAAAATTCAGAGATGGAGAAGGAAGTGACTCTGCAGGCCATTCTGACCGAACAAGGAGGGGAACATCAAGAGCTCCAAATGGCAGAAACTGAGCCTGTGGATCAGTCAGACGCAGCAGACCCGGGAGCACAGTCTAATCGAACTCCAGAGACGTCTGTGAGCACCTGTGGAGAATCTCTGCAACTGAactgcacagacatgcaaaccCAGCCGGAGCAAAACATAGCAGCAGAAAAAG tagaggaagaggatgtgATGCTAGACACACCAAACCTTCAACCCTTTGATGCAACTAATGAGGAGAGTATCACAAGACTGAACGTGGAGGCAGAGGTCCCAGAGCAGATGTCTGGTGCTGAACTCCAGGTATCAGGAAATAGGCAGCTGCAGGTGGACCGGGAGCCAGAGCAGGACCACAACATCCATTCTCCCGTGGGCTTTCATCAAAACCCCAGCCCAGGCTACTCCACCCTGCCTCTGCCGAAGAAATCCGGCCACCAGAAACCCTTCAACCACCTCTCTTCCTCCAAATACGGCAGTGTGTCCTACCGCAAGATCCGCAGAGGAAACACCCGCCAGAGGATCGAGGAGTTTGAGTACATGATGATGAATTTATGA